Proteins from one Rhizoctonia solani chromosome 5, complete sequence genomic window:
- a CDS encoding kinase domain protein yields MLYFVPNDRSGREYYDSYCEVFDRSDSNAKYEFISNQRKYERLTSHLPEPFRSIMASWSDILNYYYDACYWKHDISETRLESIRVDKNMIEALHQAGKEFVYELVEESQSIPRLMTLPERVTETNVDQNVSMSPASLRYSVVTKISNATALAVLDGV; encoded by the coding sequence ATGCTCTACTTTGTTCCAAATGACCGAAGCGGGCGGGAATACTACGACAGCTATTGCGAGGTTTTTGACAGGTCCGATTCGAATGCAAAGTACGAGTTCATCTCAAATCAGAGGAAGTATGAGCGGTTGACttcacacctcccagaacCGTTCCGGTCCATCATGGCGTCCTGGTCCGATATCTTGAACTACTATTATGACGCATGCTACTGGAAACACGATATATCAGAAACTCGTCTCGAGTCGATTCGCGTTGACAAGAATATGATAGAGGCTTTACACCAGGCCGGGAAAGAGTTTGTATATGAGCTGGTTGAGGAGTCCCAGTCTATCCCTCGCTTGATGACGCTACCGGAACGAGTTACAGAAACAAACGTGGACCAGAACGTATCGATGTCCCCGGCCAGCTTACGGTACTCGGTGGTTACGAAAATATCGAATGCTACAGCACTAGCAGTTTTAGACGGCGTCTAA
- a CDS encoding kinase domain protein, translating into MINVPNTTPLKVAGNITPLSTRNNTSRPDGYFYFGDHDSRNVGSENIITPMEVKNKDDPQNRTDHFVKVVWSMHQVMRNDPCRRYVHGLTCEGTTARLWFNDRCDIVASDEFDVNKDWRSPIIIMLSTLLATPSEIGYDPTILKVAPSPGSTNQDREPYYDITIHSPDAGELTMYRTTRVISDVGVDGQGRPRNSSMGGQKAGEQRTDWPVTIRGEQEAYAEHFLTPLDYGFVPPNPEIPALPDSTDKTLGSEKPFDPTGVVLNLHPESFVITMLRSITSTPRDSVEKPDDVPGPPQPRFCAFGCLSKRPRQYCRIVFREIGTPVHNLRIFADTFIAIQGGMKGLHAMHLSNHVHRDVSSENILLVPASGRIKRQGVIMDLEYAKRIRDARVPHDVKTGAAAFMATKVAAMEHHRLDPIREANRRARVREAKSRNQSLRISKAAALETTP; encoded by the exons ATGATCAATGTACCAAACACAACGCCCCTCAAAGTGGCGGGAAACATTACACCGCTAAGCACTCGCAACAACACGTCGCGTCCAGACGGCTATTTCTATTTTGGAGACCATGACTCACGAAACGTAGGCTCGGAAAATATCATCACGCCTATGGAGGTCAAGAATAAAGATGATCCACAAAACCGGACCGAT CATTTTGTCAAAGTCGTGTGGTCCATGCATCAAGTCATGCGTAACGACCCTTGTCGAAGGTATGTACATGGGCTGACTTGCGAGGGCACAACAGCAAGGCTGTGGTTCAACGACCGATGCGATATAGTCGCGTCTGACGAGTTTGACGTGAACAAA GACTGGAGGTCACCTATTATTATTATGCTGTCGACTCTGTTGGCTACTCCTTCTGAGATTGGCTACGACCCAACCATCCTCAAAGTCGCTCCATCCCCGGGTTCCACCAATCAGGATCGGGAACCGTACTATGATATCACGATACACAGCCCGGACGCTGGAGAACTTACTATGTATCGAACGACTCGGGTTATATCCGATGTTGGGGTTGATGGGCAAGGTCGGCCGCGGAACTCGAGTATGGGAGGTCAAAAAGCTGGCGAACAACGAACCGACTGGCCCGTT ACGATTCGAGGAGAACAGGAAGCATACGCCGAGCATTTTCTGACCCCTTTGGACTATGGCTTTGTTCCACCAAATCCCGAGATACCTGCCCTTCCCGACAGCACTGACAAAACTCTGGGTAGCGAAAAGCCCTTTGATCCTACTGGAGTAGTTCTCAATCTGCATCCTGAATCATTCGTTATCACCATGCTCCGTTCAATAACCTCCACCCCGAGGGATAGTGTCGAAAAGCCTGATGATGTTCCAGGCCCACCTCAACCAAGGTTTTGCGCCTTTGGCTGTCTGAGCAAGCGGCCTCGCCAGTATTGTCGGATTGTGTTCAGGGAGATCGGCACTCCAGTACACAACCTACGCATTTTTGCTGATACGTTTATTGCAATCCAAGGAGGTATGAAAG GACTTCATGCGATGCACCTTAGCAACCACGTTCATCGCGACGTAAGCTCAGAGAACATCCTACTGGTGCCGGCTTCAGGAAGAATAAAGAGACAGGGCGTGATTATGGACCTGGAGTATGCGAAGAGGATTAGAGATGCGAGAGTACCCCACGATGTGAAGACA GGCGCAGCTGCGTTCATGGCTACCAAGGTTGCAGCAATGGAACACCATCGATTAGATCCAATCCGGGAAGCTAACAGACGCGCTCGCGTGCGAGAAGCTAAATCCCGAAATCAGTCTCTTCGAATATCCAAAGCAGCAGCCCTAGAAACAACCCCATGA
- a CDS encoding guanosine-diphosphatase, translating into MRSNGSNKYNALPQLESQASNTSTSGSTLTPLDYRDESRGGMRKFAWKKYAIGAAIIIGVVWLFGPRESRDGMWNGGHDDVPSLPPAPYHSFETDPDPTKTAYCTSPYSPDKKLVQFALMIDAGSTGSRIHVYKFNNCNPTPSLEYEVFKMIRPGLSSYRSDPTAAAQSLDKLLDVAVKTVPKEFQNCAPVEVKATAGLRLLGHDTAQAILDEVRARLRSKYPFPVSSRASAIEIMEGRDEGVYAWLTANYLLGTLSPSKSASKAFTETYAVLDLGGASTQIVFEPSFPNSHQTLLDGEHKYELTFAGRTHTLYQHSYLGYGLMQARRSVHNLVGFMWEFTHPKEGDVVRAQVANACLNKNSARVVELEGVSGSKPRNVTMVGADVGSFEACKRVLELVMAKDAICQTKPCSFNGVYQPSILDTFPTGGILALSYFYDRIFPLLPPSQVSQSKPITLPIHQIASMAKHVCDGNNAYFPQSAQEELKGRPESCLDMTFLYVLLRLGYEFDENRVVRVEKKVAGTELGWCLGAAIAMLDAKIECKA; encoded by the exons ATGCGCAGCAACGGCTCCAATAAATACAACGCGCTCCCGCAACTGGAATCCCAGGCGTCTAACACCAGCACATCTGGCTCCACTTTGACTCCCCTTGACTACCGAGACGAAAGCAGAGGAGGCATGAGGAAATTTGCCTGGAAAAAATATGCGATTGGCGCTGCCATTATCATCGGAGTGGTCTGGTTGTTCGGACCACGTGAGAGTAGAGACGGGATGTGGAATGGAG GGCACGATGATGTGCCTAGTTTACCTCCCGCACCATACCACTCCTTCGAGACTGATCCGGACCCTACAAAAACTGCATACTGCACGTCTCCATACTCACCAGATAAGAAGCTTGTCCAATTTGCTTTAATGATTGATGCTGGCTCCACTGGATCACGTATCCATGTCTACAAGTTCAACAATTGCAACCCAACACCTTCTCTAGAATATGAAGTCTTCAAAATGATCCGCCCAGGACTGTCTTCATACAGAAGCGATCCTACCGCAGCTGCCCAATCACTAGACAAACTGCTTGACGTGGCAGTCAAGACAGTTCCCAAAGAATTCCAGAACTGCGCTCCTGTTGAAGTGAAGGCTACGGCAGGTCTCCGGCTACTTGGTCACGATACCGCCCAAGCTATTCTTGATGAGGTTCGCGCACGCCTGCGTTCCAAATACCCGTTCCCTGTCAGTTCTCGCGCATCAGCCATTGAAATCATGGAGGGCCGTGATGAAGGTGTCTACGCCTGGCTTACAGCAAACTACCTTCTCGGTACCCTCAGCCCTTCGAAATCAGCATCCAAGGCCTTTACCGAGACTTATGCAGTTCTGGATCTCGGAGGCGCATCGACCCAGATCGTCTTTGAGCCCAGCTTCCCGAATTCTCACCAGACTCTTTTGGATGGTGAACACAAGTACGAACTGACATTTGCAGGGCGCACCCATACCTTGTATCAACACTCGTACTTGGGCTACGGCCTCATGCAAGCTCGTCGAAGCGTACACAATCTTGTTGGATTCATGTGGGAGTTTACCCATCCGAAAGAGGGCGATGTTGTTCGCGCCCAAGTCGCCAATGCTTGCCTTAACAAGAACTCTGCGCGAGTGGTTGAGTTGGAGGGAGTTTCAGGATCTAAACCCCGAAACGTCACAATGGTCGGAGCGGATGTGGGGAGCTTCGAGGCATGCAAGCGGGTTCTGGAACTGGTTATGGCCAAAGACGC CATCTGCCAAACTAAACCTTGTTCGTTCAACGGCGTTTACCAACCTTCCATCCTTGATACATTCCCTACCGGTGGAATACTTGCACTTTCATACTTCTACGACCGTATATTCCCTCTCCTCCCTCCTTCTCAAGTCTCGCAGTCAAAACCCATCACCTTGCCTATCCACCAGATCGCTTCAATGGCCAAACACGTTTGCGACGGTAACAATGCGTATTTCCCTCAGAGTGCCCAAGAGGAGCTCAAGGGCCGACCCGAATCGTGCCTGGACATGACTTTTCTTTACGTGCTTTTGCGTCTCGGATACGAATTCGACGAGAACAGGGTGGTTCGCGTCGAGAAAAAGGTAGCTGGAACCGAATTGGGATGGTGCCTTGGTGCAGCGATTGCGATGTTAGATGCCAAAATTGAGTGTAAAGCCTAG